Within the Agromyces ramosus genome, the region CACCCCAGCATCCGGCCCGAGACGAAGCAGCGCGTGCTCGACATCATGGCCGAGCTCCAGTACAAGCCGAACCGCGCCGCCCGCGCGCTCGTCACGAGTCGCTCGCGCACCATCGGCATCCTCTCGGCATCGAGCACGCAGTACGGTCCCGCGTCGAGCATCGCCGCGATCGAGGCGGCCGCGCGCGCCTCCGGCTACTGGGTGAGCACCGCGAACATCGAATCGTCGGATGCCGCGACGATCGCCGACGCCCTCGCCCACCTGGCCGCGCAGGGCATCGAGGGACTCGTCGTCATCGCGCCGCAGGTGCGGGTCTTCGACACCCTCGCGTCGCTCTCGATCGACGTGCCGTACGTGACGATGCAGTCGACCGGGCGCGACCCCGACCACGCCCTCTCGGTCGACCAGATCGCGGGCGCCCGCATCGCGACGCGGCACCTCATCGACCTCGGCCACCGCGGCATCTACCACCTCGCCGGCCCGCAGGACTGGATCGAGGCCGAGGCGCGCATGCGCGGCTTCCTCGACGAGATGAGCGCTCAGGACGTGCCGACGACCGCGCCGATCCTCGGTGACTGGACCGCGGAGTTCGGCTACTACGCCGGCCGCGAGCTGCTCACCGTGCGCGACTTCACCGCGATCTTCTCGTCGAACGACCAGATGGCGCTCGGCCTCATGCACGCGATCCGCGACGCCGGGCTCGAGATCCCGCGCGACGTGTCGATCATCGGCTTCGACGACATCCCCGAGGCGGCGCACTTCTGGCCGCCGCTCACGACCGTTCGCCAGGACTTCGCGGAGCTCGGGCGCCGCTGCGTGGCGCTGCTTCTCGGCGACCTCGACCCCGCGGCGCCCGACTACCGCGGCACGATCGTGCCCGAACTCATCGTGCGCGCCTCCACGGGCGCCCCGGCGTTCTGAAACCGGCGGGCTCCCGCCCGGGCGACGCATGCCGCGCGCGACGCTGCCCGGGCCGCTCCACCGCCGGGGCGTCGGGGCCGGCGAGCGGCGAGCGGCGAACGGACGCGGCATCCGCCCGGCGTTATCGTTCCGTGACCTCACCGAGTTGACAGGTCGAACGTCGATGTGGCTAACATGAAACTCGCCATGTGAACGGTCACATCGAAGCGTCACATTGCACGAAGACCGAAGCCTGCGACCTGAAACGCCCAGACGAAGGAGTCCACACCGTGAGTGTCACGCCCGCCGATGAGCACCTGAGCACCGAACGCGGTGCAGCGAACGAGGTCGGCGAGCGGTACGTCATCGGTGTCGACTACGGCACCGAGCACGACGGCGCCGAGGCGGTGACCGCATGAGCAGCTACGGGCCCCAGGTCGAGGTGGCGATCGCGCGAGTGCGGGCAGACGTCGCGAAGCTGCATGCCGAGCTCACCCGGTACGGCCTCGTCGTCTGGACCGGCGGCAACGTCTCGGGCCGCGTTCCGGGCGCCGACTTGTTCGTGATCAAGCCTTCGGGCGTCTCGTACGACGAGTTGGCACCCGAGAACATGATCCTCTGCGACCTCGACGGCAACGTCATCGAGGGCACGCCGGGCAGCGACCGGTCGCCGTCGAGCGACACGGCGGCGCACGCCTACGTCTACCGGCACATGCCCGAGGTCGGCGGGGTCGTGCACACCCACTCGACGTACGCGACCGCCTGGGCCGCCCGCGCCGAGGAGATCCCCTGCGTCATCACGGCGATGGCCGATGAGTTCGGCGGGCCGATCCCGGTCGGGCCGTTCGCGATCATCGGCGACGACTCGATCGGCCGCGGCATCGTCGAGACGCTCAACGGCCACCGCAGTCGCGCGGTGCTCATGCAGAACCACGGACCGTTCACGATCGGCTCGAACGCGAAGGATGCCGTGAAGGCCGCGGTCATGGTCGAGGATGTCGCGCGCACCGTGCACCTCGCCCGCGAGGCCGGCGCGCTCATCCCCATCCCGCAGGAGTCGATCGACCGGCTCTACGACCGCTACCAGAACGTCTACGGGCAGGCGAGCGACGCGCGCCGGCCCGAGTCGGCGGAGCAGGCCGAGCCGGCGGAGCAGGCCGAGCCGGCCGAGCAGTCGGACCACCCCGAGCAAGCCGAGCAGAAGGAAGTCAGCGCACGATGAGCCGCACCCCTCTCCTCACGGCGAAGGTGGCCGAGCTGCTCGTCATCGACGAGCAGACCACCCTCCCAGACTTCCAGCGCGAAGTGCGCTGGAACCAGGCCTACTACCGCCTCGCGCAGGGCCTGTAACACCCACAACTCAACACGCTTGCGACCTCCGCATTACCCGAGCGGATGCCGCGGGGGAGCCGGCTTTCATGGACGAAGCCTGCTCCGACTGTCACCAAGACAACGACGTCCAAGACGGACACACACAGTGAAAGGACACACCGTGAAGAACACGAAGAAGGTGCTTCTCGCAACGCTCGCGGCCGGTTCGATGCTCGCGCTCAGCGCGTGCGCGGGCGGCGCCGGCGGCGGAGGCGGCGAAGGCGGCGGCGACGGCGGCCTCATCGGCGTCGCGATGCCCACCAAGAGCTCGGAGCGCTGGATCCAGGACGGCGACGCCGTCAAGGAGCAGCTCGAGGAGCAGGGCTTCACCGTCGACCTGCAGTACGCGGAAGACGACATCCCCACGCAGGTCTCGCAGATCGAGAACATGATCACGAAGGGCGCCGAGGCGCTCATCATCGCGTCGATCGACGGCACCACGCTCACGAGCGTGCTGCAGGACGCCGCTGACGCGGACATCCCCGTCATCGCGTACGACCGACTCATCCGCGACACTGAGAACGTCGACTACTACGCGTCGTTCGACAACTTCGTCGTCGGACAGCAGCAGGCGTGGTCGGTGCTCAACGGCCTCGGCCTCGCCGAGCTCGACGGCACGCCGATCGAGGGCGCGCCCGCCGGTCCGTTCAACATCGAGCTCTTCGCCGGCTCGCTCGACGACAACAACGCGTTCTTCTTCTTCGACGGGGCGATGGACGTGCTCCAGCCGCTGATCGACGATGGAACGCTCGTCGTGAAGTCGGGCCAGACCGACATCGAGCAGGTCGCGACGCTCCGTTGGGACGGCGAGACCGCACAGAGCCGCATGGAGGACATCCTCACGGCCGACTACTCCGACGGCTCGACCGTCAACGCCGTGCTGTCGCCCTACGACGGCATCTCGCGAGGCATCATCTCGGCCCTCACCGACGCCGGCTACTCGGTCGGCGAAGGCTGGCCGGTCATCTCCGGCCAGGACGCCGAGCTCGACTCGGTCAAGGCGATCAACTCGGGTGAGCAGTACGCCACCATCTTCAAGGACACCCGCGAGCTCGCGGTCGTGGCCGTGGACATGGCGACCGCCCTGCTGAAGGGTGAGGAGCCCGAGGTGAACAACACCGAGGACTACGACAACGGCGTGAAGACCGTTCCCTCGTTCCTCCTCGACCCGGTCATCGTCGTCAAGGACAACATCACCGAGGTCCTCGTCGACAGCGGCTACTGGACCGAAGAGGAAATCAACGGCTAGTCACCACCGGTACACGCCGGCCGGATGACGGTCCACCCCCGCGTGTCGGGGCCTGAGCGGGAGTACTCTCGCCTCAGGTCCCGACCGCGGCGGCATCCGTCATCCGGCCGGCCCCACCCGGCAATGAAGCAGGAGCAAGGATGACCACCAACATTCTCGAGATGCGCGGCATCACGAAGACGTTCCCCGGCGTCAAGGCGCTCGCGAACGTCACCCTGTCGGTCGAGCGCGGCGAGGTGCACGCCATCTGCGGCGAGAACGGCGCCGGCAAGTCGACCCTCATGAAGGTGCTGTCGGGCGTCTACCCGCACGGCACCTACGACGGCGACATCGTCTTCGAGAACGAGACGGTGGAATTCCGCGACCTCACCGACAGTGAGGCCAAGGGCATCGTCATCATCCATCAGGAGCTCGCCCTCAGCCCGTACCTCTCGATCGCCGAGAACATCTTCCTCAACAACGAGCGCAAGGGCCGCGGCGGCCTCATCGACTGGAACCAGACCAACTTCGAGGCATCCAAGCTCCTCGCCCGGGTCGGCCTGCGCGAGAACCCGACGACGAAGATCATGGACATCGGCGTCGGCAAGCAGCAGCTCGTGGAGATCGCGAAGGCGCTCTCGAAAGAGGTGAAGCTCCTCATCCTCGACGAGCCGACGGCCGCCCTCAACGACGAGGACTCCGATCACCTGCTCGACCTGATCCTGCACCTGAAGGGGCAGGGCATC harbors:
- a CDS encoding LacI family DNA-binding transcriptional regulator, translated to MSEEPQRGRAPSIRDVARLAGVSHQTVSRVLNHHPSIRPETKQRVLDIMAELQYKPNRAARALVTSRSRTIGILSASSTQYGPASSIAAIEAAARASGYWVSTANIESSDAATIADALAHLAAQGIEGLVVIAPQVRVFDTLASLSIDVPYVTMQSTGRDPDHALSVDQIAGARIATRHLIDLGHRGIYHLAGPQDWIEAEARMRGFLDEMSAQDVPTTAPILGDWTAEFGYYAGRELLTVRDFTAIFSSNDQMALGLMHAIRDAGLEIPRDVSIIGFDDIPEAAHFWPPLTTVRQDFAELGRRCVALLLGDLDPAAPDYRGTIVPELIVRASTGAPAF
- a CDS encoding L-ribulose-5-phosphate 4-epimerase, whose protein sequence is MSSYGPQVEVAIARVRADVAKLHAELTRYGLVVWTGGNVSGRVPGADLFVIKPSGVSYDELAPENMILCDLDGNVIEGTPGSDRSPSSDTAAHAYVYRHMPEVGGVVHTHSTYATAWAARAEEIPCVITAMADEFGGPIPVGPFAIIGDDSIGRGIVETLNGHRSRAVLMQNHGPFTIGSNAKDAVKAAVMVEDVARTVHLAREAGALIPIPQESIDRLYDRYQNVYGQASDARRPESAEQAEPAEQAEPAEQSDHPEQAEQKEVSAR
- the chvE gene encoding multiple monosaccharide ABC transporter substrate-binding protein translates to MLALSACAGGAGGGGGEGGGDGGLIGVAMPTKSSERWIQDGDAVKEQLEEQGFTVDLQYAEDDIPTQVSQIENMITKGAEALIIASIDGTTLTSVLQDAADADIPVIAYDRLIRDTENVDYYASFDNFVVGQQQAWSVLNGLGLAELDGTPIEGAPAGPFNIELFAGSLDDNNAFFFFDGAMDVLQPLIDDGTLVVKSGQTDIEQVATLRWDGETAQSRMEDILTADYSDGSTVNAVLSPYDGISRGIISALTDAGYSVGEGWPVISGQDAELDSVKAINSGEQYATIFKDTRELAVVAVDMATALLKGEEPEVNNTEDYDNGVKTVPSFLLDPVIVVKDNITEVLVDSGYWTEEEING